The Paenibacillus tianjinensis genome has a window encoding:
- a CDS encoding ABC transporter permease → MLGAYFDFIRIRFLTMLAYRINYYSGILIYTLNIGVNYFTWKAIYGGGESLGGFTGAQMTTYVAVSWMARAFYFNNLDREISTDIRDGSIAIQFIRPYNYVLVKMMQGLGEGLFRFMMLMIPGMIIAVLLFPVQLPTEPSAWIGFLVMLFFSFLISSQINVITGLTAFFVENNEGVMRMKRVIVDLFSGLIVPISLFPGWLSSVLHVLPFQAITYLPGSVFTGRVQGVGIWNVLGVQVFWFLALIIPIVWLYHAARKRLFVQGG, encoded by the coding sequence CTGCTTGGTGCTTACTTTGATTTTATCCGTATCCGTTTCCTGACTATGCTGGCTTACCGGATTAATTATTATTCTGGTATTCTGATTTATACCCTTAATATCGGGGTGAATTATTTCACCTGGAAGGCCATATACGGTGGCGGTGAATCGTTAGGCGGCTTTACAGGTGCACAAATGACAACTTATGTTGCTGTCTCCTGGATGGCGAGGGCCTTTTATTTCAACAATCTGGACCGTGAGATTTCTACGGATATCCGTGACGGCAGCATCGCAATCCAGTTCATCCGGCCGTATAATTACGTGCTGGTCAAAATGATGCAGGGACTCGGCGAAGGACTGTTCCGATTCATGATGCTGATGATTCCGGGGATGATCATTGCGGTCCTGCTGTTTCCTGTGCAGCTGCCGACAGAGCCTTCAGCCTGGATTGGATTCCTGGTCATGCTCTTCTTCAGCTTCCTGATCAGCTCGCAGATTAATGTGATCACAGGCCTGACGGCCTTTTTTGTCGAGAACAATGAAGGTGTAATGCGGATGAAGCGGGTAATCGTAGATCTGTTCTCCGGTCTGATCGTTCCGATCAGCCTGTTTCCGGGCTGGCTGTCGTCTGTGCTTCACGTGTTGCCTTTCCAAGCCATAACTTACCTGCCGGGTTCCGTATTTACGGGCCGGGTACAAGGGGTAGGCATCTGGAATGTGCTCGGTGTGCAGGTCTTCTGGTTCCTGGCACTGATCATTCCTATTGTCTGGCTATACCACGCGGCGCGTAAGCGGCTGTTCGTGCAGGGAGGTTGA
- a CDS encoding ABC transporter permease: MYYLGLLFEYLKNYLKTRLTYRADFWVEVISDLLFQATNFIFILVIFMHTDRLGGWNQNEVVFVYGFFMVPFGVFSCFVNMWGFSERYIVKGEMDRVLTRPAHNLFQIFLENVDPPSLVGSFIGLIIMAISGANLGLPFEWWTIPALLVLTLSAVAIYTGIYTTLTSLSFYSDAPTGILPLMYNIQTYGRYPVTIYNRAIQVLLTWIVPFAFVGIYPAALFLHRDEMRSMALLTPVVGAVFLGIGLISWNYGVKRYKGAGS; this comes from the coding sequence ATGTATTACCTGGGATTATTATTTGAATATTTGAAAAATTATCTGAAAACCCGGTTAACCTACCGTGCCGATTTTTGGGTGGAGGTCATCTCGGATCTGCTGTTTCAGGCGACCAACTTTATCTTTATTCTAGTTATCTTCATGCATACGGACAGGCTGGGCGGCTGGAATCAGAATGAAGTAGTGTTTGTCTACGGCTTCTTTATGGTGCCCTTTGGCGTCTTCAGCTGCTTTGTGAATATGTGGGGCTTCAGCGAGCGATACATTGTTAAAGGCGAGATGGACCGTGTCCTGACGCGTCCGGCGCATAATCTGTTTCAGATTTTCCTGGAAAATGTCGATCCGCCATCGCTGGTCGGTTCGTTCATCGGACTGATTATTATGGCGATCAGCGGCGCAAATCTCGGCCTGCCTTTCGAATGGTGGACGATTCCGGCATTGCTTGTACTGACGTTAAGTGCGGTTGCTATATATACCGGGATCTATACGACCCTTACTTCTTTGTCGTTCTATTCCGATGCGCCGACCGGCATTTTGCCGCTGATGTACAATATTCAGACTTATGGACGTTATCCGGTAACGATTTACAACCGGGCGATTCAGGTCTTGCTTACCTGGATTGTTCCGTTTGCTTTTGTCGGAATCTATCCGGCGGCACTGTTCCTGCACAGGGATGAGATGAGAAGCATGGCTTTACTAACACCGGTAGTCGGCGCAGTGTTCCTGGGCATCGGACTCATAAGCTGGAATTACGGAGTCAAACGGTATAAGGGAGCAGGCTCTTAA
- a CDS encoding ROK family protein yields MKSYSIGVDLGGTNIKAGLFNADFTAVDEVSLHTEAAEGPAHVLERIRFTVKQLTEGNGIDLQQIECMGMGIPGLLNPEEGLSIFSPNFPGWEQIQIVNEMKQHYDFPVYIDNDVRVNLYGEWLHGAGKNCSNLVMITLGTGLGSGIIHEGKVLYGTTYSAGEIGHMNMYRDGRPCRCGSSGCLGRYVSAVGMVNTFKEKLGAGKSSVIQSWTNGDNGQITALMISEAYDHGDELALEVMHETGRLLGFGLANVINLLNPERIIIGGGMAAAGDRLLGVVRETVNTHALKLPRGRCSILQAELGSRAGTLGAAAYAYQKFKG; encoded by the coding sequence ATGAAAAGTTACAGTATAGGTGTCGATTTAGGCGGAACCAATATCAAAGCCGGGTTATTCAATGCTGACTTCACCGCAGTAGATGAAGTGTCCCTACATACTGAAGCAGCGGAAGGTCCGGCACATGTACTTGAGCGGATCAGGTTTACAGTGAAACAGCTGACGGAAGGGAATGGCATTGATCTCCAGCAGATTGAATGTATGGGGATGGGAATACCTGGCCTTTTGAACCCAGAAGAGGGACTGTCAATTTTCTCCCCGAACTTTCCGGGATGGGAGCAAATACAAATTGTGAATGAAATGAAGCAGCATTACGACTTCCCTGTTTATATTGATAATGATGTGCGGGTCAATTTATATGGGGAGTGGCTGCACGGTGCCGGAAAAAACTGCAGCAATCTGGTGATGATTACACTCGGTACAGGTCTGGGATCGGGAATTATTCATGAAGGAAAGGTATTGTACGGGACGACTTATAGCGCTGGGGAAATTGGGCATATGAATATGTACAGAGACGGCAGGCCCTGCCGCTGCGGCAGTTCCGGCTGTCTCGGACGGTATGTCTCAGCTGTAGGCATGGTCAATACCTTCAAAGAAAAGCTGGGAGCAGGCAAATCCAGTGTCATTCAGTCCTGGACGAACGGTGATAACGGGCAGATTACCGCATTAATGATCTCAGAGGCTTATGACCATGGAGATGAGCTCGCACTAGAAGTGATGCATGAGACAGGGAGACTGCTTGGTTTCGGGCTGGCAAATGTGATTAATCTGCTGAACCCGGAGAGAATCATAATCGGCGGAGGAATGGCGGCGGCCGGGGACAGGCTGCTGGGCGTTGTGCGCGAAACCGTGAACACCCATGCCTTGAAGCTGCCCCGCGGCAGATGCAGCATCTTACAGGCCGAGCTGGGCAGCCGTGCAGGTACATTAGGTGCTGCGGCATATGCTTATCAAAAATTTAAGGGATAG
- a CDS encoding DUF6054 family protein produces the protein MNEVFRLDISLQPDAAITLVKEGLTEQSELLHQELHNLGDGRMIGTLVYERYFFRTGNQAALVVIVDNLCGVSKVRLIPAGSSNSMLFKIDRGAGKSFASSVEKILSPYILK, from the coding sequence ATGAATGAAGTGTTTAGATTAGATATCAGTCTGCAGCCTGATGCAGCCATTACACTGGTGAAGGAAGGGTTAACGGAACAATCAGAACTTCTGCATCAGGAGCTGCATAATCTTGGAGACGGCAGGATGATTGGGACACTGGTGTATGAACGTTATTTCTTCCGCACCGGTAATCAGGCTGCGCTGGTGGTAATCGTGGATAATTTGTGTGGGGTAAGCAAGGTACGGCTCATTCCGGCGGGAAGCTCAAACAGCATGCTTTTTAAAATTGATAGAGGTGCTGGTAAAAGCTTCGCCTCTTCTGTAGAGAAGATCCTGTCTCCCTACATTTTGAAATGA